Proteins from a single region of Synechococcus sp. WH 8109:
- a CDS encoding GNAT family N-acetyltransferase codes for MTSLTARWHRSINEIPEQQWNSLVGDAAIPFYRWSWLESLESSGSIIPEQGWQPLHLALWRDDILIAVAPLFLKGHSYGEFVFDQTFARLAADLGLRYYPKLLGMSPVSPVLGYRFHVRSGEDEALLTRELLRAIDRFCEQNGILSCNFLYVDPQWRPLAEAAGCAAWLNQQSLWSRGDDQTFEDYLKGFNANQRRNIKRERKAVAKAGITVTPLSGAQLDLPLLQSMHRFYEQHCARWGPWGSKYLEEGFFEALARLHRDQLVLFSAHRGDPRDPVAMSMCVQDGRQLWGRYWGSHEEIDCLHFEVCYYAPIEWALANGIVSFDPGAGGSHKRRRGFVACPHASLHRWYQPQMDQLIRAWLPKVNGLMLEEIEAINAELPFKAEPPALVL; via the coding sequence ATGACGTCACTCACGGCTCGCTGGCATCGCTCCATCAACGAAATACCGGAGCAGCAGTGGAACAGCCTGGTGGGAGACGCCGCGATCCCCTTCTACCGCTGGAGTTGGCTGGAGTCCTTGGAAAGCTCCGGAAGCATCATTCCCGAGCAGGGCTGGCAGCCCCTGCATCTGGCCCTCTGGCGTGATGACATCCTGATTGCGGTGGCTCCGCTTTTCCTCAAGGGCCACAGCTATGGCGAGTTTGTGTTCGACCAGACCTTTGCCCGTCTGGCGGCGGATCTGGGGCTGCGCTACTACCCCAAGCTTCTAGGCATGAGTCCGGTCAGCCCAGTGCTGGGCTACCGCTTCCATGTGCGATCTGGAGAAGATGAAGCTCTGCTCACCCGGGAGTTGCTGCGGGCGATCGATCGCTTCTGCGAACAGAACGGCATCCTCAGCTGCAATTTCCTCTACGTGGATCCGCAGTGGCGGCCCCTGGCGGAGGCCGCCGGCTGTGCCGCCTGGCTGAACCAGCAGAGCCTGTGGAGCCGCGGCGACGACCAGACGTTTGAGGATTACCTCAAGGGTTTCAATGCCAACCAGCGCCGCAACATCAAGCGGGAACGCAAGGCTGTGGCCAAGGCCGGGATCACCGTGACACCCCTCAGCGGCGCTCAGCTGGATCTGCCGCTGTTGCAATCCATGCATCGTTTCTACGAGCAGCACTGTGCTCGCTGGGGACCGTGGGGTAGCAAGTATCTGGAAGAGGGCTTTTTTGAAGCGTTGGCACGTCTGCACCGCGACCAGCTGGTGCTTTTTTCTGCCCACCGAGGTGACCCGCGCGATCCGGTGGCGATGTCGATGTGCGTGCAGGACGGCCGACAGCTCTGGGGCCGCTACTGGGGCAGCCACGAGGAGATCGATTGTCTTCACTTCGAAGTCTGTTACTACGCTCCGATCGAATGGGCCCTGGCCAACGGCATCGTCAGCTTTGACCCTGGAGCCGGTGGCAGCCACAAGCGCCGGCGAGGCTTTGTGGCCTGTCCCCACGCCAGCCTGCACCGCTGGTATCAGCCCCAGATGGATCAGTTGATCCGCGCCTGGTTGCCCAAGGTGAATGGCTTGATGCTGGAGGAGATCGAGGCCATCAATGCGGAGCTGCCCTTCAAAGCAGAACCTCCGGCCTTGGTTTTGTAG
- a CDS encoding DUF4346 domain-containing protein, producing the protein MTTTPEAPASTASAMDALDQRLSQRFIALDPSGYFLIKLDRDAAELVLEHYGNTIDDKGLARNSETGELLRCDGGNAPRRPSTVYRGSTAKQLGIQLTEGEAPHPVSRLDHALYLGRELQKAEQCLRDGTVYVQD; encoded by the coding sequence ATGACCACAACCCCGGAAGCACCGGCATCCACTGCTTCTGCGATGGATGCTCTTGATCAGCGCCTGTCCCAGCGGTTCATCGCTCTGGATCCCAGTGGCTATTTCTTGATCAAACTGGATCGTGATGCGGCCGAATTGGTGCTTGAGCACTACGGCAACACCATTGATGACAAGGGTTTGGCCCGAAATTCCGAGACAGGTGAGTTGTTGCGCTGCGACGGGGGCAATGCTCCTCGGCGCCCTTCAACGGTTTACCGCGGCAGTACGGCCAAACAGCTGGGCATCCAGCTCACGGAAGGGGAAGCCCCACACCCGGTCAGTCGGCTGGACCATGCCCTTTATTTGGGGCGGGAGTTGCAGAAGGCTGAGCAGTGCCTGCGTGACGGCACGGTCTATGTGCAGGACTGA